One segment of Arthrobacter sp. MMS18-M83 DNA contains the following:
- a CDS encoding S9 family peptidase, with product MDSNASETPSTQPETPFHDLDHYLAIPRVGGLALSPDGSRLVTTVSTLNAKGTEYVTALWELDPAGKRHARRITRSAKGETGAVFAANGDLYFTSARPDPDSPEADPVSALWLLPADGGEARVVHSRAGGVGGVMAASAADATFVTASVLAGSTDEENDEERRKSRKDNKVAAILHTGYPVRYWDADLGPAQPRLFAVENGDVAESGKPATVDATAPLKLRNLTPDVGGNLRNTRAVVSPDGNTIYTSLAKPLAKADTRFVLAAVDVASGSLKVLLDHEGMSYFPGPVSPDNSRIAVVSESDSTPGEAPQVKLHVLNVASGETLDLEPLAPGWDRWGSPAAWLPDARSLLVTADDDGAAPVFRASVADGTVTQVTQDASAYTDVVVSPDGLSAFALRSSYEFPAEAVRIDLVTGEVERLPAPAQRPKIKGSLERVETAAADGSRVPAYLALPEGASEANPAPLLLWIHGGPLGSWNAWTWRWNPWLLVSKGYAVLLPDPALSTGYGQKYIQRGWGEWGKAPFTDLMAITDAVIQRPEIDQTRTAAMGGSFGGYMANWVAGQTDRFKAIVTHASLWALDQFGPTTDASQYWLKEMTAEMAMENSPHLHVGKINTPMLVIHGDKDYRVPIGEGLRLWYELLSSSGLPADDNGETQHRFLYFPDENHWILQPQHAKVWYGVVEHFLAKQVLGQDVPVPEELGI from the coding sequence ATGGATTCGAATGCCTCAGAGACCCCGAGCACACAACCCGAAACTCCTTTCCACGATCTCGACCATTACCTGGCCATCCCCCGGGTTGGCGGCTTGGCCCTTAGCCCGGACGGAAGCCGCCTGGTCACCACGGTTTCCACCCTCAACGCCAAGGGAACGGAATACGTGACGGCTCTTTGGGAACTCGATCCTGCGGGGAAGAGGCATGCGCGCCGCATCACGCGCAGCGCCAAAGGCGAGACCGGCGCGGTGTTTGCCGCCAACGGTGACCTCTACTTCACTTCGGCCCGCCCCGACCCGGACAGCCCTGAGGCCGATCCTGTGAGCGCTTTGTGGCTCCTCCCGGCAGACGGCGGGGAGGCCCGGGTGGTGCACTCCCGCGCGGGTGGCGTTGGGGGCGTTATGGCCGCGTCAGCCGCTGATGCCACTTTCGTGACCGCCTCGGTCCTGGCCGGTTCCACCGATGAGGAAAATGATGAGGAACGGCGCAAGAGCCGCAAGGACAACAAGGTGGCGGCCATTCTGCACACCGGCTACCCGGTTCGCTACTGGGACGCCGATCTGGGCCCAGCTCAGCCCAGGCTGTTTGCCGTGGAAAACGGGGACGTGGCTGAGTCCGGAAAGCCCGCGACCGTGGACGCTACTGCGCCCCTGAAGCTGCGCAATCTGACTCCCGACGTCGGCGGCAACCTCCGCAACACCCGCGCGGTGGTCAGCCCCGACGGCAACACGATCTACACGAGCCTGGCCAAGCCGCTCGCGAAGGCCGATACGCGCTTTGTCCTCGCCGCCGTCGACGTCGCCTCTGGCTCCCTCAAGGTGCTTTTGGACCATGAGGGGATGAGCTATTTCCCGGGCCCGGTCAGCCCTGACAACAGCAGGATCGCGGTCGTCAGTGAAAGTGACAGCACCCCCGGGGAGGCGCCCCAGGTCAAGCTCCACGTTTTGAACGTCGCAAGCGGAGAAACCCTTGACCTTGAGCCGCTCGCGCCCGGTTGGGACCGCTGGGGAAGTCCCGCTGCATGGCTTCCCGATGCGCGCTCGCTCCTCGTCACAGCCGACGACGACGGCGCCGCCCCTGTCTTCCGGGCCAGCGTCGCTGACGGTACCGTCACCCAGGTGACGCAGGACGCGTCGGCGTACACCGACGTCGTGGTTTCCCCGGACGGGCTGAGCGCCTTCGCGCTGCGCAGCTCTTACGAGTTCCCGGCGGAAGCCGTGCGGATCGACCTCGTGACGGGGGAAGTGGAGCGCCTCCCAGCGCCGGCCCAGCGCCCCAAGATCAAGGGTTCGTTGGAGCGGGTGGAGACGGCCGCGGCGGACGGATCGCGGGTTCCGGCCTACCTGGCGCTGCCGGAAGGGGCCTCGGAGGCGAATCCGGCGCCCCTGCTGCTGTGGATCCACGGGGGACCCCTGGGCTCATGGAATGCCTGGACCTGGCGGTGGAACCCCTGGTTGCTCGTGTCGAAGGGGTACGCCGTACTGTTGCCCGACCCCGCATTGTCCACCGGGTATGGGCAAAAATACATCCAGCGCGGCTGGGGTGAGTGGGGCAAGGCTCCGTTTACGGACCTCATGGCTATCACTGACGCGGTGATCCAGCGGCCCGAGATTGACCAGACGCGGACTGCCGCGATGGGTGGGTCGTTCGGCGGATACATGGCCAACTGGGTGGCCGGACAGACGGACCGTTTCAAAGCGATCGTGACGCACGCCAGTTTGTGGGCCCTGGACCAGTTCGGCCCCACCACGGACGCTTCGCAGTATTGGCTCAAGGAAATGACCGCAGAGATGGCTATGGAGAATTCGCCCCATCTCCATGTTGGAAAGATCAATACGCCTATGCTGGTGATCCACGGCGACAAGGATTATCGGGTGCCTATCGGCGAAGGCCTGAGGCTTTGGTACGAACTGCTCTCCAGTTCCGGGCTGCCTGCCGACGACAACGGCGAGACCCAACACCGTTTCTTGTATTTCCCGGACGAGAACCATTGGATCCTGCAGCCACAGCACGCCAAGGTCTGGTACGGCGTGGTGGAGCACTTCTTGGCTAAGCAGGTATTGGGGCAAGACGTCCCCGTTCCTGAGGAACTGGGGATATAG
- a CDS encoding ATP-dependent Clp protease ATP-binding subunit, with amino-acid sequence MFERFTDRARRVVVLAQEEARMLNHNYIGTEHILLGLIHEGEGVAAKALESLSISLDGVREQVQEIIGQGQQAPSGHIPFTPRAKKVLELSLREALQLGHNYIGTEHILLGLIREGEGVAAQVLVKLGADLNRVRQQVIQLLSGYQGKEAAGPGSGPGQQEGTPAGSVVLDQFGRNLTQAARENKLDPVIGRELEMERVMQVLSRRTKNNPVLIGEPGVGKTAVVEGLAQAIVRGDVPETIKDKQLYTLDLGSLVAGSRYRGDFEERLKKVLKEIRTRGDIILFIDEIHTLVGAGAAEGAIDAASILKPMLARGELQTIGATTLDEYRKHIEKDAALERRFQPIQVKEPSVAHAIEILKGLRDRYEAHHRVTITDGALASAATLAERYISDRFLPDKAIDLIDEAGARLRIRRMTAPPELKAMDERIAAVKMEKESAIDAQDFEGAASLRDKEQKLIAERAEKERNWKSGGMDDISEVDEDLIAEVLANSTGIPVFKLTEEESSRLLKMEDELHKRVVGQDEAIRALSQAIRRTRAGLKDPKRPGGSFIFAGPTGVGKTELAKALAEFLFGEEDALITLDMSEYSEKHTVSRLFGAPPGYVGYEEGGQLTEKVRRRPFSVVLFDEVEKAHADLFNSLLQILEDGRLTDSQGRVVDFKNTVIIMTTNLGTRDISKSVATGFQSGTDTTTGYNRMRARVTEELKQHFRPEFLNRVDDVVVFPQLTQDEIIEIVDLFVTRLEARLKDKDMGIELTTAAKVLLATRGYDPAMGARPLRRTIQREIEDQLSEKILFGELHTGDIVVVDVDGEGDDAKFTFAGNAKPRIPEIAPSA; translated from the coding sequence ATGTTTGAGAGATTTACGGACCGTGCCCGTCGCGTTGTTGTGCTTGCCCAAGAAGAGGCACGCATGCTCAACCACAACTACATCGGTACCGAGCACATCCTCTTGGGTCTGATCCACGAGGGTGAAGGCGTTGCCGCCAAGGCGCTTGAGTCCCTGAGCATTTCGCTCGATGGCGTCCGCGAGCAGGTACAGGAGATCATCGGCCAGGGCCAGCAAGCCCCGTCCGGTCACATCCCCTTCACCCCGCGCGCCAAGAAGGTACTTGAGCTTTCGCTCCGCGAAGCCCTGCAGCTCGGCCACAACTACATCGGCACCGAGCACATCCTGCTGGGCCTCATCCGTGAGGGCGAAGGCGTTGCCGCGCAGGTGCTCGTCAAGCTTGGCGCGGACCTCAACCGGGTCCGCCAGCAGGTCATCCAGCTGCTCTCCGGCTACCAGGGTAAGGAAGCCGCAGGCCCTGGCTCGGGACCTGGCCAGCAGGAAGGCACTCCTGCCGGTTCGGTGGTGCTGGACCAGTTCGGCCGCAACCTCACGCAGGCCGCGCGCGAAAACAAGCTTGATCCGGTGATCGGCCGCGAGCTGGAGATGGAACGCGTCATGCAGGTCCTCTCCCGCCGCACCAAGAACAACCCCGTCCTGATCGGCGAGCCCGGCGTCGGCAAGACCGCTGTCGTCGAAGGCCTCGCCCAGGCGATCGTCCGCGGGGACGTCCCGGAAACCATCAAGGACAAGCAGCTTTACACGCTCGACCTCGGTTCCCTGGTGGCTGGTTCCCGCTACCGCGGTGACTTCGAAGAGCGGCTGAAAAAGGTCCTCAAGGAAATCCGCACCCGCGGCGACATCATCCTCTTCATCGACGAGATCCACACCCTCGTGGGCGCCGGTGCGGCAGAGGGTGCCATCGATGCCGCGTCGATCCTCAAGCCGATGCTTGCCCGTGGTGAACTCCAGACCATCGGTGCCACCACCCTGGATGAGTACCGTAAGCACATCGAGAAGGATGCCGCCCTGGAGCGCCGCTTCCAGCCGATCCAGGTCAAGGAGCCTTCCGTCGCGCATGCGATCGAGATCCTCAAGGGCCTGCGTGACCGCTACGAAGCGCACCACCGCGTGACGATCACCGACGGCGCCCTTGCTTCGGCGGCAACGCTGGCCGAGCGCTACATTTCGGACCGCTTCCTGCCGGACAAGGCGATCGACCTGATCGACGAAGCCGGTGCGCGCCTCCGTATTCGCCGCATGACGGCTCCGCCGGAGCTCAAGGCAATGGATGAGCGAATCGCCGCAGTGAAGATGGAGAAGGAATCGGCCATCGACGCCCAGGACTTCGAAGGCGCCGCCTCGCTGCGCGACAAGGAGCAGAAGCTCATTGCCGAGCGTGCCGAAAAGGAACGCAACTGGAAGTCCGGCGGCATGGACGATATCTCCGAGGTAGACGAAGACCTGATTGCCGAAGTTCTCGCGAACTCAACCGGCATCCCGGTCTTCAAGCTCACCGAAGAAGAGTCCTCGCGCCTGCTGAAGATGGAAGACGAGCTGCACAAGCGCGTCGTTGGCCAGGACGAGGCCATCCGTGCCCTCTCCCAGGCCATCCGCCGCACCCGTGCAGGCCTCAAGGACCCCAAGCGTCCGGGCGGTTCGTTCATCTTCGCCGGCCCGACCGGCGTCGGCAAGACCGAACTCGCCAAGGCCCTCGCCGAATTCCTGTTTGGTGAAGAGGATGCCCTCATCACGCTGGACATGTCCGAATACTCCGAGAAGCACACGGTCTCGCGTCTCTTCGGGGCCCCTCCGGGCTACGTCGGCTACGAAGAGGGCGGGCAGCTGACCGAGAAGGTCCGCCGTCGTCCGTTCTCCGTGGTGCTGTTCGATGAAGTGGAGAAGGCCCACGCCGATCTCTTCAACTCGCTGCTGCAGATCCTGGAAGATGGTCGCCTGACCGACTCCCAGGGCCGCGTGGTGGACTTCAAGAACACCGTGATCATCATGACCACGAACCTGGGAACGCGCGATATCTCCAAGAGCGTGGCGACCGGCTTCCAGTCCGGCACGGACACGACCACCGGCTACAACCGGATGCGGGCACGGGTCACGGAAGAGCTCAAGCAGCACTTCCGCCCCGAGTTCCTCAACCGCGTTGACGACGTCGTGGTGTTCCCGCAGCTCACGCAGGACGAGATCATCGAGATCGTCGACCTGTTCGTCACGCGCCTCGAGGCACGCCTCAAGGACAAGGACATGGGTATCGAACTCACCACGGCCGCCAAGGTGCTCCTGGCCACACGTGGCTACGATCCCGCCATGGGTGCCCGGCCTCTGCGCCGCACCATCCAGCGCGAGATCGAGGACCAGCTCTCCGAGAAGATCCTCTTCGGCGAACTGCACACGGGCGACATAGTGGTGGTCGACGTGGACGGCGAAGGAGACGACGCCAAGTTCACGTTCGCAGGCAATGCCAAACCGCGCATCCCGGAAATCGCTCCGAGCGCCTAA
- a CDS encoding histone-like nucleoid-structuring protein Lsr2 has protein sequence MAQKVKIILVDDLDEGAADETVRFGLDGVSYEMDLSSANAGKLREALGPFVAKARKTSTGRATRSRVAAGRNQDSAQIRQWARENGYTVNSRGRIQAEIQEAYQKANS, from the coding sequence ATGGCACAGAAAGTCAAAATTATCCTCGTTGACGACCTGGATGAGGGCGCCGCGGATGAAACTGTCCGTTTCGGCCTTGACGGAGTCAGTTACGAAATGGACCTGTCCAGCGCCAACGCTGGCAAGCTGCGGGAAGCTCTCGGGCCGTTTGTAGCCAAAGCGCGTAAAACTTCGACCGGTCGTGCAACGCGCAGCCGCGTTGCCGCAGGAAGAAACCAGGACTCCGCACAGATCCGTCAATGGGCACGTGAGAACGGTTATACCGTAAACAGCCGTGGCCGCATTCAGGCCGAAATTCAGGAAGCGTACCAGAAGGCCAATTCCTGA
- the lysS gene encoding lysine--tRNA ligase, which yields MTSANTPAPHNAAEPADASEQMRIRMEKRSKLIERGAEAYPVGVERTHSLAEIREKYAHLQADETTGDTVGITGRVVFVRNTGKLCFATLQEGGVDGKAVRLQAMLSLANVGEETLADWKALVDLGDHVFIKGEVISSRRGELSVMADSWSMASKALRPLPVLHAELNEETRVRQRYVDLMVRDEAREMVYTRAAITRSVRDTLDRRGYVEVETPILQLIHGGATARPFETHMNAFDQKMTLRIATELFLKRAVVGGIDRVYDMGRVFRNEGVDSTHSPEFTTLECYEAWADQFVMAERMKEIILNVADVVGTRTIQTDAGEIDLDGEWAWVAVYPGLSEAIGEEITPETTVAELLAIAAKHEVKVDPKWDAEKLVVELFGEIVEPTLLNPTFVYNYPPSAQPLARPHREDGRLIEAWDLIIGGMERGTAFSELIDPVIQRERLTEQSRRSAAGDVEAMQLDEDFLRALEYGAPPMGGIGLGIDRLVMLFTGAGIRETILFPLLKPEGH from the coding sequence GTGACTTCCGCAAACACCCCAGCCCCGCACAACGCCGCCGAGCCCGCCGACGCCAGCGAACAGATGCGTATCCGCATGGAAAAGCGCAGCAAGCTGATCGAACGCGGTGCCGAGGCCTACCCGGTGGGTGTCGAGCGGACGCATTCCCTCGCCGAGATCCGCGAGAAGTACGCGCATCTCCAGGCTGACGAGACCACCGGCGACACCGTGGGCATCACTGGCCGGGTAGTGTTCGTGCGCAATACCGGCAAGCTCTGCTTCGCCACCCTCCAGGAAGGCGGGGTAGACGGGAAGGCCGTACGTCTGCAGGCCATGCTCAGCCTGGCGAACGTCGGCGAGGAGACCCTCGCGGACTGGAAGGCGCTGGTGGACCTCGGAGACCACGTTTTCATCAAGGGCGAGGTCATTTCATCCCGCCGCGGCGAGCTGTCCGTCATGGCCGACTCTTGGTCCATGGCTTCCAAGGCATTGCGCCCGCTGCCGGTGCTGCATGCTGAACTCAATGAGGAGACCCGCGTCAGGCAGCGCTACGTGGACCTGATGGTCCGCGATGAAGCCCGGGAGATGGTCTACACCCGTGCAGCGATTACCCGTTCGGTGCGCGACACCTTGGACCGCCGCGGCTATGTCGAGGTGGAGACGCCCATCCTGCAGCTCATCCACGGTGGTGCTACGGCCCGTCCGTTCGAAACCCACATGAATGCCTTCGACCAGAAGATGACGTTGCGCATCGCCACCGAGCTCTTCCTCAAGCGTGCCGTAGTGGGCGGAATTGACCGCGTTTACGACATGGGGCGCGTCTTCCGTAACGAAGGTGTCGACTCCACCCACAGCCCGGAATTCACCACTTTGGAATGCTACGAGGCTTGGGCAGACCAGTTCGTCATGGCCGAGCGGATGAAGGAAATCATCCTCAACGTCGCCGACGTCGTGGGTACCCGAACCATCCAGACGGACGCCGGAGAGATCGACCTCGACGGCGAATGGGCCTGGGTTGCCGTCTACCCAGGGCTCTCCGAGGCGATTGGCGAAGAGATCACGCCTGAGACCACGGTGGCGGAACTGCTGGCGATTGCCGCCAAGCACGAAGTCAAGGTGGATCCCAAGTGGGATGCCGAAAAGCTGGTGGTCGAACTGTTCGGCGAGATCGTCGAGCCCACGCTGCTCAATCCCACCTTCGTCTACAACTACCCGCCCTCCGCGCAGCCCCTTGCCCGCCCGCACCGGGAAGACGGCCGCCTGATCGAGGCTTGGGACCTCATCATCGGTGGCATGGAACGCGGCACCGCCTTCTCAGAGCTGATCGACCCCGTCATCCAGCGCGAACGGCTCACTGAGCAGTCACGCCGCTCGGCCGCCGGCGACGTCGAGGCCATGCAGTTGGACGAGGACTTCCTCAGAGCCCTTGAGTACGGTGCTCCGCCCATGGGCGGCATAGGCCTGGGCATCGACCGCTTGGTCATGCTATTCACCGGAGCAGGCATCCGGGAAACCATCTTGTTCCCACTCCTCAAGCCCGAAGGGCACTGA
- a CDS encoding alpha/beta fold hydrolase, translated as METWTVETDDDGGHLEVHSFRPGAAASIPGAPSAAEGAGVVLVHGTLVTDSLYWPFARNLSVLLGRPVHSYNRRGRGRSAPQPPDYSAATETNDLLAVMEASGSTDVVGHSYGGFVALQAALRAPMSRLVTYDAAVSLSGSLNGRWRPQLEEAVTAGQLDHAWAHLVQGLATAGPISYLPLGALRALSILSAKTRLGSEMRELLPTAVSEMRAIIQADSHIQDYAAMKTPTLMLSGGWSPSYFAETGRLLAAAIPVVDFAIVPLQFHEGPLRPGRQLAVRIARYLAKAPGTPTAAP; from the coding sequence TTGGAGACATGGACAGTTGAGACGGACGACGACGGCGGTCACCTTGAGGTGCACTCCTTCCGTCCCGGGGCCGCGGCCTCCATTCCCGGCGCGCCGAGCGCGGCTGAGGGAGCCGGCGTCGTACTTGTCCACGGCACCTTGGTGACCGATTCCCTCTACTGGCCATTCGCCAGGAACCTCAGTGTCCTCCTTGGCCGGCCGGTGCATTCCTACAACCGGCGCGGCCGCGGCCGCTCGGCGCCGCAGCCGCCCGACTACTCTGCCGCGACCGAGACCAACGACCTTCTTGCCGTGATGGAGGCCAGTGGCTCCACGGATGTTGTTGGGCACAGCTATGGCGGATTCGTGGCACTCCAGGCAGCCCTGCGAGCACCCATGTCACGGCTCGTCACTTACGACGCGGCAGTTTCCCTGTCCGGCAGCCTGAATGGGCGCTGGCGTCCGCAACTGGAAGAAGCCGTCACAGCTGGCCAGCTTGACCATGCATGGGCGCATTTGGTCCAGGGGCTTGCTACCGCCGGTCCGATTTCCTATTTACCGCTGGGAGCGCTGCGGGCACTCAGCATCCTCTCCGCCAAGACCAGGTTGGGATCCGAGATGAGGGAACTGTTGCCGACGGCGGTGTCCGAGATGCGCGCGATCATCCAGGCCGACTCGCACATCCAAGACTATGCGGCGATGAAAACGCCGACCCTGATGCTTAGTGGCGGCTGGAGCCCGTCCTACTTTGCCGAAACCGGCCGGCTGCTCGCCGCCGCCATCCCGGTGGTGGACTTCGCGATAGTCCCCCTGCAGTTCCATGAGGGTCCCCTCCGGCCGGGGAGGCAGCTCGCGGTGAGGATCGCCCGCTACCTCGCCAAGGCCCCGGGGACGCCGACTGCGGCACCCTAG
- a CDS encoding alpha/beta fold hydrolase → MREREVPTPDGGKLALYSYGTVDAPGERRVVLVGGAFLTALIYRPFSMALASGLGEGWAVDVYDRRGRGSSTELPPNYSMATEIADVRSIMDATGARNILGHSLGGSVALNAVQEFAGTSYEPNKLAVYDAAVNIDGSMDTGWLDGFAQSVDSGNVGHAMARLKRGMQPGSALARVPEPILAGLMAIVSRTKVNKVLKELMPTGVAELKAAYDEAAHPRDFSVLPRNTRFMVGSKSPKYYKVTAERLYAAVPGSSLVVSPKGFHGSIPAAVKELVADISSYFKD, encoded by the coding sequence ATGAGAGAACGTGAGGTCCCTACGCCCGACGGCGGCAAGCTGGCCTTATACAGTTACGGCACCGTGGACGCGCCTGGAGAGCGCCGCGTCGTGCTCGTTGGCGGCGCATTCCTGACCGCACTCATTTACCGCCCCTTTTCCATGGCGCTGGCCAGTGGACTCGGCGAGGGCTGGGCGGTTGACGTCTACGACCGCCGAGGCCGGGGCAGCTCAACGGAGCTGCCCCCAAACTACTCAATGGCCACGGAGATCGCGGACGTGCGCAGCATCATGGACGCAACGGGCGCCAGAAACATCCTTGGCCACAGCCTCGGCGGATCCGTGGCACTGAACGCCGTCCAGGAGTTTGCAGGAACAAGCTACGAGCCGAACAAACTTGCCGTCTACGATGCCGCAGTCAACATCGACGGCAGTATGGACACGGGTTGGCTGGACGGCTTTGCCCAGTCCGTGGATAGCGGAAATGTGGGACATGCCATGGCTCGGTTGAAGAGGGGCATGCAGCCCGGCAGCGCCTTGGCCAGGGTCCCGGAGCCCATCTTGGCAGGTCTCATGGCCATCGTCTCCCGGACGAAAGTCAACAAGGTCCTCAAGGAACTCATGCCAACGGGCGTGGCCGAGCTCAAAGCCGCCTACGACGAGGCCGCACACCCCCGGGACTTCTCCGTCCTGCCTCGAAACACGCGGTTCATGGTGGGTAGCAAGAGCCCCAAGTACTACAAGGTGACCGCCGAACGGCTGTACGCGGCAGTTCCTGGAAGCTCGCTGGTGGTATCGCCAAAAGGCTTCCACGGATCCATCCCGGCAGCGGTGAAGGAACTTGTGGCGGACATCTCCAGCTATTTCAAGGACTGA
- a CDS encoding alpha/beta fold hydrolase, with product MTRENITTADGGTLELFTTGGDLATAGSGVVVVPASMVTAADYSKFAQKLSAALGRPVHTFNRRGRGESSPQPDDYTLDVDIRDLAEIMKHTSCTDVFGHSFGGAVALHAARTLPVERLAVYDPAVSVNHSVKAGWTSEYERATAAGDFDRGLAVLVKGVETEGAFARMPLSMLTLVNKLTSGTPMGKQMRELMQAGVREIKAVIAADMPAEPFLELPLETLIVVGEKSPAYFGVACGQIHDVLSGSSYTILPGHGHDGVIRAPDKLIAELSDFFSG from the coding sequence ATGACGCGCGAGAACATCACAACGGCCGACGGCGGAACCCTCGAGCTATTCACGACGGGCGGTGACCTGGCGACTGCCGGCTCCGGCGTCGTCGTCGTGCCTGCCTCCATGGTGACCGCCGCAGACTACTCCAAGTTTGCGCAGAAGCTCAGCGCCGCCCTTGGCCGCCCAGTACACACTTTCAACCGCCGGGGCCGCGGCGAATCGTCACCGCAGCCGGACGACTACACCCTCGACGTGGACATCCGGGATCTTGCCGAGATCATGAAGCACACGTCTTGCACCGATGTCTTCGGGCACAGCTTCGGAGGCGCAGTGGCGCTGCACGCGGCACGCACGCTGCCCGTGGAGCGCCTGGCGGTCTACGACCCCGCAGTTTCCGTCAACCACAGCGTGAAGGCCGGGTGGACGAGCGAATATGAGCGCGCGACGGCGGCTGGAGACTTTGACCGAGGGCTCGCAGTGCTGGTGAAGGGCGTCGAAACCGAGGGCGCCTTTGCGCGCATGCCCCTCTCCATGCTGACTCTCGTCAACAAGCTGACGTCGGGCACCCCCATGGGTAAACAAATGCGCGAACTCATGCAGGCCGGAGTACGCGAGATCAAGGCGGTCATCGCCGCCGACATGCCCGCAGAACCATTCCTGGAGCTCCCGTTGGAGACGCTCATTGTGGTGGGCGAAAAGAGCCCGGCATACTTCGGGGTAGCGTGCGGTCAGATCCACGACGTCCTCTCCGGATCGAGCTACACCATCCTCCCCGGCCACGGCCACGACGGAGTGATCCGGGCACCCGACAAACTCATCGCCGAGCTTTCCGACTTCTTCTCGGGCTAG